Genomic segment of Synechococcus sp. A18-25c:
GACCACAGGGACCGTGAACACCACCATCAGCCCGATCGTGGCCCAGATGGCAACGGTGTAATCACTCATGGATCGGAGGCAGCAGAGCAAACCGTAACCAGATCGGCTCAGCACAGGCGACGACCCTTGTCGAAAACATTGGTTCAAGACAGCGGGCTCATGACGAGCTGATCACCAACAGCCGTTCTTGAACCGCCGTCAGCCCCTCAATTCAAAAGGCACTAAAACGGCTTCGGTCGTTGCACCAACGCCGCTGCAAACTCTTCCAGAGCTGCAGCTGCAACAGCAGGGTTGGCGAGGTGCTTCGACTCCCATGCCGCAACCAACGCATGCATGTCTTCCCACATGTCGACCATGGCGAGGGGATTGAACCCAGTGGGATCGGTTGGCTCACCGGTCATGAAATGGCAGCGAATCGAGATCAACCATCATGTCGGCAATTCAAGACGCTGTCTGTGTTGTCAAGAGCGATCTAAGTGGGACAAACCAGCTGCACCGTCGCTGATCGGGTTGAGAGAAGCAGCACAAAGCGATCTCCATGGCTGTTCAATCCGGTCTGCTCGCGCAGCAGATCGGTGCTGGCCAAGGCAAGACCACAGGTTTCGCAGAAGAGCACAGGCACAGTCGACGCGCTGCCGCTCATGGCTTGGAGGTCCAGCGCCTGACGCACAGCACGCTGCGATCGTTCGAGCCCCAGGGTCTCCACTAGTGACGGCCAAAGGTCATTGACCGGTTCACAGGACGCGAAATCAACGGAAGAATCAGACATCAGACCGGCAGTTGTTCGATCGCCACCACAATCATCTGCGGTGTCACGGGAATCACCTCGAGGGCATCGTCGTTGTCGAGATACGCGTCGAAGGAGGCAAACCGCTCGATCCGCGGTGGGACCTCCTGACTGGCACAGGCAGCAATCCAGTCATTGTCGTCAGGCTTAACGGCCACATAAGCCTGCAACGCCTCCTGCAGATCACCGCCATCGCCGATGCCCTCGTCATTCCAGATCGCTTCAAAGAATTCGGACATCAGCGTCGCTCGACGATCGCCTTGATCATGCCCCCCGGGCCGGTCCACTGCCCCAAGACCTGGACGACAGCGATGCACGATGGGTCGGTCCAACTGGATGGGCATCCACAACAGCGCCTGGCTAGACCCATTGCAGAGTGGATCAGCAGGCCATGCAGACCCTTGCGGAATACTGCCGACCCTTCAAGGACGCGAATGCCATCTGGCCGTCGCTGCCCGTCTGCGCCGATGCCAGAGAACGCTGGTGGAGGCAGTGGCTGAACCATTCCAGGGCAGAGCGACCTTGGGACGCACTTCGCCTGCTTCTGCCCCAGCTGCTGCTCAGCCCGGGCAACAACGTGCGCAGCGGGGAGGCCTACCAGCGGCTAGTGATGCGGGGAGAGCCAGCGCAAGCCGCTGATCTAGAGCAAGCGCCAAGGCTGCATGATCCTGCAGGGCCATCGATCAGCCTGGCAGCCCATCCCACCGGTGCCGTACCGGTGCTCAGCTTCAGTGATCACAGAGATTTCGTGCTGGCGGTGCGCTGTCTGGCCAACCGCTGTGAAGCGGTTCCGGTGCAACCAACCGTGCATGCGCAGGCCATCTCCGGCCTGATCCACTGGGGACTGATCAGGGAGGTGGACCGACGAACGCGCTGTCAGATTTTGCTGTTGCACAGAGCTCCCTATTCCTCACTCCCCGCAGACACAATTCCCGATCAGCCTTCCGCTGACCAATGGATTGAACGCTCCCAGACCTGGCGGCTGGAACATGAGTTGACCCATATCGCCTGCCGTCGGCTGGTCGGTGAGATGCGGATCAATCTCTACGACGAGCTGGTTGCGGATGCCCTCGGGATGACCGCAGCACTCGGTCGTTTTGACGCGGATCTGTTCAGGCGGGGATTGGGACTTACCCAAAACGCTCATCCCAACAAAGACGCGCGTGCCCATGTTTATGTCTCAACCCTGGAGGCAGCCCATCACCATCAGGCCTTTCAGATGGTGCTGCAACGTTCGTCCGAACTGGAAACTCTGATAGCCGAGCATCAGTGGCCGATGGAAGCGATGCCACTGCTGGCCAAACTCGTGCGCGGACAGCTCAATCAACCGTTGACCGATGGGGCCGGTTGTTCAGCCGCATCGGAACCAGACGGAGGCTGTGCTTCCAGGGCGTAGCCGGCACATCGCTGCTGATCGAGGTGCTGGATGTGGCGACGCTCGCTGTAATAAAGCTCCTGAAAACGCAGCGCTTCAGCATTGAGATCTTCAAACATGCCTTGGATGCGTTGTTCCATGTCGATCACTTCGGTGGACTTCTGATCTTTTTCTTGGTCAATCAGCACAGCAATGCAGCGCTCGAGCGTCTCCAACCGTTGACCAGTCCAAGCTTCAAGCAGATGCCGACAGCGTTTGTGGCTTTTCTGTCGCTCCAACATGGCAGCCGTCCCCCGCAGCTGCTCCATGGGTCGTGCCAAAGCGACACGCTGCAGCTCTCCTGGCTCCAAAAGAGGGGTTAAGCGTCCCACGAGATCACTGCTTTCCAGGAGCAGCTGATCCGTGAGCAGGCGAGGCAGATCAAGGTCTGCAAGCGCGTCGCCTCGATCCTCTCCGCGACTGATCGACTCCAGGCGCATGCTGCCGAGATTGCCCTCTTCCAAATCCGTTATCTCAGACCAGAGCAGCCGATGGTGCTGCAAGGCGAAATCCTCCAGCTCCCGTCGTCTCAGTTCCTGACGGATGGCGCCACGGTACGAGGGGCAGTGCAGATAAAGCCGCAGAATCTCCGCTTCACAGCGCTCACGCTGACTGGCTTCACCGGCTTTTTCATGGCGAGCGGAACGGCCGTGCCAACGCTGCCCCTGCACCTGTTGGCGCAGATCCTCTTCCAGCTGTAGGGCCAAGCGCCCCTGGCCACCACTGAGGCGTTCCGCCACCTGCTGGATGTAGTGGGTACGAATCGCTGACTGGGGCAACTTGCCGAGCAGCTCAACCAGGGCAGACACCGAACGCTGGAACTGGTCAGCCTTCGTGAGATCTCTGCCCTCGAGAACCTGTTCGATCTGCCAATCCAGCCAGAGCGGTGCCTGGTCCAGCAAGGCGCGGTAGTCAGCGGCGCCATGGTCCTTGAGAAATTCATCTGGATCCTTGCCGGATGGCAGGTGCAACACCCGCAGCTCCAGCTGCCCTTGAAGGGCCAACTGTTCAACTTCTCCGATGGCACGATTGGCAGCGCGGACACCCGCGCCGTCCGCATCGAAATTGAGCACGATGCGCTTGCCGTCACTGCAGCGACACAGCTGCGTGATCTGCTGACCACTGAGTGCTGTCCCAAGAGAAGCCACGGCATTGGTCACCCCAGCAGCGTGCAGGGCAATCACATCGAAATAACCCTCGACCACCACAGCCCGGTCGTCTTTGCGGATCGCTGATGACGCCCGGTCGAGACCAAACAGATGCTTGCCCTTCTCGAACACCTCTGTTTCAGGGGAGTTGAGATATTTCGGCTCGCTTCCATCCAAACTGCGACCGCCGAAGCCGATCACACGGCCCTGACGATCGCGGATGGGGACCATCACGCGATGACGGAAACGGTCGTAGAAGCCATTACCGCCTTTACGCGGCACAACCAGACCCGCAGCTTCCAGGAGCTCGGGAGCGAGTCCCTCCACCTGCTGGAGGTGCTTGAGCAATCCATCCCATTGATCGGGTGCATACCCGAGCTCGAACTGTTCGAGCGTGGCTTCGTTCAAACCGCGTGTCTCACGCAGATAGCGCAGGGCATCAGCCCCCTCGGATGTTCTGAGCTGCGAACGGAACCAACCCGCCGCAAGCGTCAAAGCGCGATGCAACTTGTCGCGGCGTGACAACTGTTGTTTGAGACGCTCCTGCTGCGGTCCATCAACGGTTTCCACCGGCAGCTGATATCGGCGAGCCAGATCCAGCACCACATCGCTGAAGCTCTGGCGCTGAAACTCCATCAGGAACTTGATGGAATTCCCCCCAGCTCCACAGGAAAAGCAGTAGTAGAACTGCTTCGCCGGTGACACGGTCATCGACGGCTTGCTGTCGTCGTGGAACGGACAGATGCCGACAAACTCCCGACCTTTTTTCTTGAGCACCACGTGCTCGCCCACCACATCAACGATGTCGGCGCGCTCTTTGACGGCCTCGATGGTGCGGGGATGAAGGCGGGGCATAGCCATCAGCCCATTGTGGGAGACACCGGCGGAACAGGCCAGATCCGATGGATGGCATCGTTAACCGGATTCCCATGGACCGAGCGATGCAGGGCCTGCTAGCGACCATCCGAGGGTCTCAGTCAACGAAGGACTGGAGAGCAGGACTATCCCTGATCGGGGCAGCGCTCGCCTTCAGCTTGATGACCGTATGCGTTAAGCACCTGGGCGGCCGCTTGCCAGTAGCGCAGATCGTGCTGATCCGCTCCGTGATCAGCATCGTGATCACCTGGACGATGCTGGCGCGTCTACGGGTGTCGCCCTGGGGACACCAGAAGGGACTGCTGATCGTGCGCGGGGTGCTGGGGACTGTTGCGCTGCTGCTGTTCTTCCAGGCTCTGGCGGCTCTACCCCTGGCGGCTGCGACGCTGTTGCAATACACCTACCCCACCCTCACGGCTCTCTGCGCTTGGGCGCTGCTGGGTGAGCCGATCCGCAAGCGAATCAGCCTGGCGATCCTGCTGGGACTGATCGGTGTGCTGCTCGTCGTGCAGCCGGAATGGATTGGGCAGGATGGGGCCAGTCTCCCGGCAATGGCGGCATCGATCGGCCTCGGTGGAGCGCTGATGACCGCTTTGGCCTACGTAAGCGTGCGGCAGCTCTCGGCGCGGGAGCATCCGCTGGTGATCGTGTTTTATTTCCCGTTGGTATCGGTGCCAGCAACCCTGCCCTTGTTGATCAACACGATGGTGCAGCCCACCAGAACCGACTGGATCTGGCTGCTGGGCGTTGGTTTGTTCACGCAGTTAGGACAGGTGTGGCTGACGCAAGGGCTCACGGCCCTACCGGCGGCGCGAGCCACCTCCATCAATTACGTGCAGGTGGTCTTTGCCACGCTCTGGGGTGTGCTGTTTTTCGCCGAATCGATCACCGGAACCGTGGTGGTGGGAGCACTCTGCGTGTTGGGTGCCACCTTGATCAGCCTCAGCGCCCGGCAGACGGTCAAGCCGGATCAATCGCCAGCGGATACGTAATCCAGGTTTGGGAATTGCCGTCATCGGAACCGCTGGGGAGCGCCAATCTCCAGCTTTCGCCGCGTTCCCCGCGTTCCAGGAACAGCTCGAAAGGACTGTCCACCTTCACGGCATCGCCTGGAAGTCGCCAATCGAACCGACCGGTGAGGTGCACGCCCTTCTGATCGCCGATGCGAAGACTCTCTTGTTGCTCGATCCGGACCCGACTGACCTCCGGCACGCCAGAGGCTTGAAGATCAAGCGATTGGGCAATGGCGTTTTGGGTGAGCTGAATCTGCTGACCCAGGGCACTGAGCAGAACCCCACGCGACGGTCGATCACTGACGGAGCATGCGGACAAACCCACCAAGATCAGTCCCACCAGCAGCAACGACAGAAGGGCTCTGCGCCAACGGCTGAACAGTGAAAGCATGGAGAGATCACGACACGAGATCACTGCAATGTTGCAGCACACTCGAAACTGTGACACCAGGCTGGCAGGCCCTCCCACCTCTCGTGAAGTGCTGGAACAGAACGCCCAAGCCGCCGCAGCCGATTCCAGACGGCAGATCACGCATCACCAGCGGGACGACAACAGAAGACCAGGTCACGATTCAGCCTTTTTGAGAATGAAGATCAAGAAAAACAAGCACTTCGATCGCTCCACCTAAGAGCAACAAATGCACTTGAAGATGATTCTCAAAAACAAATCTTTCTCATTCATTTCCTCGCCGTAAGTCAATCTTTCAGGCATAATTGACCCAGGAACACGAATCAAACCACGAGGAGAAACATGACCTATACAGCACCCATCCAAACTTCCAGCAATGTGGCAACAGGCCCCTCAGGCCGAGCCATGGCCGAGCCGATGTCGGCCGAATTGCTCGAGCACATGCAGGCTCATCTCAATATGGAGCGCCAGTCTGCAGCGGCTTATTTCGCCACAGCCATCTGGTTCGCCGAACGAGAACTCGTTGGATTCGCCAACCATCTACGCGACGAAGGCAATCAAGAACAGCAGCATGCTGCACAGTTCGCCGACTATTTGATCTCCCGGGGTCAAACCGTGGTGCTCGACACCATTGAACCCCCCTGTCAGCAATGGAGTCACTGCGAAGCTGTGGTCTCGGACGTGTTTCGAATGGAAGCCGACGTCACATCATCTGTTCTGCAGCTTTACAAAACTGCCGAACGTGACAATGACATGAGAACCACTGTTTTTCTCGACCCAATTGTGGAAGGCCAAAGGCTCTCCGAACACGAGGCGGCTTATCTTCTCGGCCGCGTGAAATTTGCTGACAATCAACCGGCTGCTCTGCTGGTGATCGATGCGGAACTGCGCGAGAAAGCAGCAGCTCCGGCCACGCTGGCAGGCTGATCTCGGCTCAGTGAAGTCTTAGGTTCACATCAGCAACACCATCACATCGTCACACTCAAAACGGCGTGATGTCAGTGCATCCCTGGTTGCCGGGGCTGAGTTTGCCTTTACGAAAACAGCAATCGGCAATCAACGATTGCGGCACCACCCCGATCATGAGAAGATCGTTATACGCAAGACATCCAATCGGGATCGAAGCGCGAGATCAAATACCTTTGAAATTGCATGACTCACAGAACGTTCACTCCCTTGAGGAGGACATTTCCTTCTTCAATGAACAGCAGGATCCAGTCCCTCTCCGGTCACGAATCACCACAGCACCGCCGGTATCTCCGCGAGCTTGCAGCCGAAGAGGAACTAGAACGCCAAGCCCAACAGCAGCAGGTTTGACGACCTCCTCAGTCTGGTCAAGCTCTGGAATCCACTGCCACTCGAAAGCGCGTCGTTGGGAGAGCAACAGCGGCATCATGGCGCTGATCAGTCCTCTCTGAATCGGAACCCCACGTGAATCCGCCCATCCTTCCCCGGAGACCGTCGTGATCGGCTGGCTTCAAGGCGAACGCATCCAGGCCTGGGAACAGGGCGGACGACACGGGCTGGTGATCGCTTGCGCAGGCGTGGGCTATGAGGTGCAACTCACCCGTCGGGATCAAACATCGCTTAGCGGAGACAGCTGCACACTCTGGATCCATCAGGTCCATCGCGAAGACGGCTCGCACTTGTACGGATTCCCTTTGCAGATGGATCGGGATCTGTTCAGGACTTTGATTGGCGTCAATGGTGTTGGTCCACAGGTGGCGCTTTCATTGCTTGACAGCTGCACAGCCGCCGATTTGGTGACCGCCATCATTGAAGGCGATCTGAAACGCCTGACGCAGGCACAAGGTGTTGGCAAGCGCACGGCAGAGAGGATCGCCGTGGAGCTACGGGATCGCTTGGGTTCATGGGCACCGAGCAGTGAAGAACCCGCTCTGTCACTCGTCGATCGCAGCGACATCCAAGCTCTGCCGATCCATCCGGAATCGCTGCAGGAACTTCAGCTCACCCTGGAAACGCTCGGCTACGAAGACCTGGAAATCCGTCGTGCGATGCGAGCCGTTGCCTCGGCCACGGAGTGTCCTGCCGCCAACGACCCTGAGGGTTGGTTGCGGGCCAGCTTGCGCTGGTTGAGCCAATCGGCTTGATAGGGACCTCGAGAAGGTAAATTGGTTGTTTGCACTGTCTGGGCAAGACACCGCGCATGTCGCTCGATACCACTGAAAAGCAGCAGCTGATCAACACCCACCAAACCCACGCCACCGACACGGGATCGGCAGAGGTTCAGGTGGCGATGTTGAGCGAGCGCATCTCGAAGCTCAGCAGCCACCTGCAGCAGAACATCCACGACTATTCCTCCCGTCAGGGTCTGCTGAAGATGATCGGCCGGCGCAAGCGCCTGCTCAGCTACGTGCGTGGCAAGAGCGAACAGCGTTACACGAGCCTGATCGCCAAACTGGGCATCCGCGGCTGAGCCGCACCCGGCAGGTTTTCTAATCCATGGCTGAACGACGCGATCCGCTCCCTTTTGAACCGCGACGTTCTCCTTCACCGTCCAGTGGGAGTCAAGGAATTCCCAGGGAAGTGGCCGATCGAATGGCCCGCCGCGTCGCCATCTCCACCGGAGTTCCCTCCGTGCTGGGGATGGCCGTTTTTGTGATCAGCTACCTGCTGGTCAGTCGAGGCATTCTCGATATCCCGCCTGGGATCACTCTGGTGGCATCCGGTTTCTTTTTCCTGCTCGGGCTGATTGGCCTCAGCTACGGCGTGCTTTCCGCCAGCTGGGAGCCCCAGCCTGGGAGCCTGCTGGGGCTGGAACACCTCAAACCAAACCTTCAACGACTTCGCAGCTCGATCAAAGCGCAAAAACAGAGTTGAACCGTCGTGGTTAATTCATCAAGGGATCACTGCAGCTCACGGTGAAAGAGCTGTCTTGCAGGTGTTGGCGCGCTGCCACCACATCCTTCACGCAGAATTGTGGGCCGAGGCGAACATATTTGACCTCAGGACCGCGACGCACAGCGGCAACAACAGGCACCCTCACACCCAGCTCATCCTGATCTGGTCGATGGGCATGGAGGCACTCCCTCAACTTGTGCTGCACCGCTACATCACAGGCCTGATCTGGATCGAGTTCCACCAGCAAAAGACGCAAATCGTCGATCGCTCTGCAGTCATCCACGATCAACTGCACGCGTTCATCACGGCGATCCACTGCCGCCCAAATCAGCAAACGTGCCTCAGCCATCAGATGATCGGCGAGACGCGCATAGCTCTTCGGGAACACCACCGCCTCACAGGAACCCGTGAGATCCTCGAGCTGAAGAATCGCCATCCGGTCACCCTTGCGGGTGGTGACCTGACGCATCTCACTCACCATGGCAATCGCACTCACCTTGGCCTTATCGGCTTGCTCTTCGAGGCTCCCCAAGCCGATCGGAGCCAACAACCGAGCCGGTGCTGTGAGCTGTTTGAGCGGGTGATCAGACAGGTAGAAGCCCACCAAGTCTTTTTCCAGCTTGAGCTTTTCACTGGGGTGATAGTCCTTCACCGGAGCGGCCTTAGGCGCCAAACTCAAATCAGTGGCACTGTCTGACGCATCGTCGGCAGGCACTGCCATCAGATCAAAAAGATTGCCCTGACCACTGGCGCGATCACGGGCACGGGATCCTGCCCAGTCGAGCAGCAGATCAAGATCGGCGATTAATTGAGCACGGTTGGCCTGAGGCTCGAGGGCATCGAGAGCGCCACAGTGGATCAGGGCTTCGAGACTGCGCCGATTGAGAACACTGGAGGGCACGCGATCACACAGATCCGCCAATGACTGGAAGGCCCCATCGGACTGGCGGGAGCGAATGAGTGCGCGGATGGACCCATCTCCCAAATTTCGGACGGCAGACAGGCCAAACAGAATGCGGTTATCCAACGGTGTGAAGTCGGTTCCCGAGGCATTCACGTCGGGGGGCATCACCTCGATGCCCATGGCATTGCAGTTCGAGATGTAGCGCTGCACTTTGTCGCTGGCACCTGCATTCACGGTGAGCAGTGCAGCCATGTAGGCGACGGGGTAATGCGCCTTCAGATACGCCGTCTGGTAGGTCACTGCTCCATAAGCCGTGGAGTGGCTCTTGTTGAAGCAGTACTCGGCGAAGAGCACCATCTGGTCGAACAATTCATCGGCGACCTTCTCATCCACGCCGCGTTCCGTTGCGCCTTTCACAAAGATGCCGCGATGCTTCTGCATCTCCGACACTTTTTTCTTACCCATCGCACGACGCAGCAGATCGGCTTCACCGAGGGAATAGCCGGCCAGATCCTGAGCAATGCGCATGATCTGCTCTTGGTACACCATGATTCCGTAGGTCTCGCTCAGGATCGGTTCCAAGGTGCTGTGGGCGAAGTCAATGGCTTCGCGACCGTGCTTGCGGTTGATGAACTTGGGAATCAACCCCGCATCCAGGGGACCCGGTCGGTAAAGGGCCAGGATCGAGGAGATATCTTCCAGCGACGAAGGTTTCAGATCACGGACGATCTGTCGCATCCCCGTGGATTCAAGCTGGAAAATGCCTTCCAAGTCGCCACGGGCCAGCAAGTCAAAGGTGCCTTCATCCTTCGGTGGTAGCTGATCAGGATCGATGCGTTCACCGCTGCTCTGCTCCACAAGCTCCAGGGTCTTGTCGATCATCGTGAGGTTTTTCAGCCCCAGAAAATCCATCTTCAACAGACCCATCGACTCCACGTCTTCCATGAAGTACTGCGTGATCACCTGGCCATCGTTGTTGCGCTGAAGCGGAACCAGTTCATCGAGAGGATCGGCCGCAATCACCACACCAGCAGCGTGAACGCCAAAGGTTTTGTTGGTGCCCTCGATGCGCATCGCCATGTCCACCCATCGCTTCACGATCGGATCTTTGTCGTACCGCTCCTTAAAGTCGGGGTTCGGTGATGTATCCCCGATCATTGCCTTGAGCTTGGCCGGCTTGCCCCGCACCACTGGAATCAATTTGGCCAGGCGATCAGCATCTCCGTAGGGAATATCGAGCACCCTGGCCACGTCTTTCAGCACAGCCTTCGACGTCATCCGGTTGAAGGTGATGATCTGCGCCACCTTTTCTTCGCCATAGCGACGTGTGACGTAGTCGATCACCTCGCCACGACGCTCGATGCAGAAGTCGGTGTCGATATCAGGCATCGACTTGCGTTCAGGATTGAGAAAACGCTCAAACAGCAAACCATTACTCACCGGATCAATATTGGTGATGCCCAACGCATAAGCCACTAACGATCCAGCCGCAGACCCACGACCGGGGCCGACCGGAATGCTCTGTTCGCGTGCAAAGCGGATGTAGTCCCACACCACCAGGAAGTAGGTGGGGAACCCCATCTGCTCCATGATCTTCAGTTCGTAGGCCATGCGCTCGGCATACCCCTCGTCGATGCCGTCGGCCGGAGACAAACCAAGGCGATCACGGAGGCCCTGCTCTGTGACTTCGCGCAGGTAGGTGATTGGTGTGTGGCCGTCAGGGATGGGGAAGCGCGGCATCTGATAGCGCCCAAGGATGTCGTAGTCCTCAACTTTTTCGGCCACAGCCACCGTGTTGGCAATCGCCTCTTGAACCACCTCCGGCTCGAGGTGATCAGCAAACAAGCGCCCCATCTCCTCTTCAGTTTTGAGATATTCCGTCCCCGTGTAGCGAAGACGCTTCTCATCGCTGATCAGCTTTCCGGTGAGCACACAAAGCAGCGCATCGTGGGCCTCAACGTCGTTGCGCGTGAGGTAGTGGGCATCGTTGGTGGCCACCACCTTGATGCCGAGTTCACGTGCGATCTTGACGATCTCAACGTTGACAATGCGATCTTCAGGAGAGCCATGATCCTGAATCTCCAGATAAAAATCGTCGCCGAAAACCTCCTGATACCAACGGGCGACATCCCTGGCCACATCGGGGCGTTCCCGCATGATCGCCTGAGGGATTTCACCGCCAAGACAAGCGGTGGCAACGATCAGTCCCTCGCTGTATTGCTGCAGCAGGTGTTTATCGATGCAGGCGCGCGAAAAAATGCCTCGGCCGCGCATTCCCCGAAGGTGACTGATGCTGGTGAGCTTGACCAAATTGCGGTAGCCGACAGCATTTTTGGCCAGCACCACGAGGTGATAACGACGCTCTTTCTTGGGTTGTGGGTCATCAATCGAACCATTGATGACATACATCTCATTGCCGATGATCGGCTTAACCCCTGTGCCTCGACACAGCTTCAGCAGCTCAACAGCGCCGTACATCACCCCATGGTCAGTGAGTGCCAGAGCCGGCATTCCAAGCTCTTTGGCCCTCTCCACCATTTGGGGCAGCTGAGAAGCGCCATCCAGCAGGCTGTAGTCGCTGTGGTTGTGAAGGGGAACAAATGCCATAGCCCCAGCCTAGGCCGCCGCGCAAGATGCAGGGGTCACGACAAACACCTCACACCAGATGCAGTGTTTGCGAGGCAGAGCAAGACCCTAGACAGGCACGAAAGCCGCCTCTGGGCGTGACTTCATGACAGACGCCGCCAGTTCGTACTGATGCGCCACCTGAAGAAGGCGAGGCTCTTCCAACACATTGCCGATCAGCTGAACACCAATGGGCAGACCGCCATTGTCGAAGCCGCAGGGAACGCTGATGGCAGGCAATCCAGCCAGATTGGCAGGAATGGTCAGCAGATCAGCCAGGTACATCGCCAGTGGGTCATCGGCGTGGGAGCCGTTGCGGAATGCCGTGCCCGGTGCCGTGGGCGTCAGCAGCACATCCACCCCTTGGAAGGCCGCGTCGAAATCGCGGCGGATCAATGTGCGCACCTGCTGCGCCTTCTTGTAGTAGGCATCCACATAGCCAGCCGACAGGGCATAGGTGCCGATCAAAATTCGGCGCTGCACTTCGCTGCCAAACCCCTCAGCACGACTCTTAGCCGTCATCGCTGCCAACGAAGCCGCATCCTCAGCCCGGTACCCGTATTTCACGCCGTCGTAGCGCGCAAGGTTGGCGGAAGCCTCCGAAGGGGCAATCACGTAGTAGGTGGCGATGCCGTCGTTGAAGCGCGGGCATGAAACGTCGACCAGTTCAGCACCCAGGGCCTGCAGCTGATCGGCAGCCGCCAGCACCGATGCCTTGACCTGGGGGTCCAAGCCCTCCTGATCGAAACATTCCCGAACCAATCCGACACGCAATCCATTAATTGGTGCGTCCAGAGCAGCTGTGTAATCCGGAACAGGAGCCTTGAGACAGGTGGAATCGCGCGGATCCTCGCCGGCCATCACCTGCAACAACTCCGCCGCGTCAGCAACCGTCGAGGTGAACGGGCCCACTTGATCCAGGGAACTGGCAAAGGCCACCAACCCGTAACGGCTCACGCGTCCGTAGGTGGGTTTCAGACCCACAACTCCGCAGAAGGAGGCAGGCTGACGGATCGAACCACCGGTGTCGGAACCAACTGCGGCCAAGCATTCACCGGCCGCCACGGCGGCTGCGCTGCCGCCGGAGCTGCCTCCAGGCACATGATCGGTGTTCCATGGGTTGGCAGTTGGTCCAAAGGCCGAAGTCTCCGTGGATCCGCCCATGGCGAATTCATCGAGATTGGTCTTGCCAAGGAGAACAGCACCAGACGCCCAGAGCCGGTTGGTCACCGTTGACTCATAAGGA
This window contains:
- the gatA gene encoding Asp-tRNA(Asn)/Glu-tRNA(Gln) amidotransferase subunit GatA, yielding MAIAEWRQQLAKGEVSARELTDHHLARIEAVDPSLHAFLEVTADRARADADRVDAARSAGEELPPLAGIPLAIKDNLCTKGVRTTCSSRMLEQFVPPYESTVTNRLWASGAVLLGKTNLDEFAMGGSTETSAFGPTANPWNTDHVPGGSSGGSAAAVAAGECLAAVGSDTGGSIRQPASFCGVVGLKPTYGRVSRYGLVAFASSLDQVGPFTSTVADAAELLQVMAGEDPRDSTCLKAPVPDYTAALDAPINGLRVGLVRECFDQEGLDPQVKASVLAAADQLQALGAELVDVSCPRFNDGIATYYVIAPSEASANLARYDGVKYGYRAEDAASLAAMTAKSRAEGFGSEVQRRILIGTYALSAGYVDAYYKKAQQVRTLIRRDFDAAFQGVDVLLTPTAPGTAFRNGSHADDPLAMYLADLLTIPANLAGLPAISVPCGFDNGGLPIGVQLIGNVLEEPRLLQVAHQYELAASVMKSRPEAAFVPV
- a CDS encoding DNA polymerase III subunit alpha, translating into MAFVPLHNHSDYSLLDGASQLPQMVERAKELGMPALALTDHGVMYGAVELLKLCRGTGVKPIIGNEMYVINGSIDDPQPKKERRYHLVVLAKNAVGYRNLVKLTSISHLRGMRGRGIFSRACIDKHLLQQYSEGLIVATACLGGEIPQAIMRERPDVARDVARWYQEVFGDDFYLEIQDHGSPEDRIVNVEIVKIARELGIKVVATNDAHYLTRNDVEAHDALLCVLTGKLISDEKRLRYTGTEYLKTEEEMGRLFADHLEPEVVQEAIANTVAVAEKVEDYDILGRYQMPRFPIPDGHTPITYLREVTEQGLRDRLGLSPADGIDEGYAERMAYELKIMEQMGFPTYFLVVWDYIRFAREQSIPVGPGRGSAAGSLVAYALGITNIDPVSNGLLFERFLNPERKSMPDIDTDFCIERRGEVIDYVTRRYGEEKVAQIITFNRMTSKAVLKDVARVLDIPYGDADRLAKLIPVVRGKPAKLKAMIGDTSPNPDFKERYDKDPIVKRWVDMAMRIEGTNKTFGVHAAGVVIAADPLDELVPLQRNNDGQVITQYFMEDVESMGLLKMDFLGLKNLTMIDKTLELVEQSSGERIDPDQLPPKDEGTFDLLARGDLEGIFQLESTGMRQIVRDLKPSSLEDISSILALYRPGPLDAGLIPKFINRKHGREAIDFAHSTLEPILSETYGIMVYQEQIMRIAQDLAGYSLGEADLLRRAMGKKKVSEMQKHRGIFVKGATERGVDEKVADELFDQMVLFAEYCFNKSHSTAYGAVTYQTAYLKAHYPVAYMAALLTVNAGASDKVQRYISNCNAMGIEVMPPDVNASGTDFTPLDNRILFGLSAVRNLGDGSIRALIRSRQSDGAFQSLADLCDRVPSSVLNRRSLEALIHCGALDALEPQANRAQLIADLDLLLDWAGSRARDRASGQGNLFDLMAVPADDASDSATDLSLAPKAAPVKDYHPSEKLKLEKDLVGFYLSDHPLKQLTAPARLLAPIGLGSLEEQADKAKVSAIAMVSEMRQVTTRKGDRMAILQLEDLTGSCEAVVFPKSYARLADHLMAEARLLIWAAVDRRDERVQLIVDDCRAIDDLRLLLVELDPDQACDVAVQHKLRECLHAHRPDQDELGVRVPVVAAVRRGPEVKYVRLGPQFCVKDVVAARQHLQDSSFTVSCSDPLMN